A genomic stretch from Caulobacter sp. FWC2 includes:
- a CDS encoding glycosyltransferase family 4 protein, with protein MPDLPAGFTLLQVTPELETGGAEQTTIDVAHAVVAQGGKALVATKGGRMASRLEADGGRLAQMPAHTKNPLVMLGNAARLIDLIRREKVSLVHARSRAPAFSALWAAHATKVPFVATYHGVYNAKSNLKRWYNAVMTKGDLVIANSEYTREHVIREHNIAPEKVVAIPRGVDLTRFEPGVVSADRIAALRQAWGVPDGERRLKVLLAGRLTRWKGQALMIEAMTLLKARGEDRVLLLLAGDDQGRKAYRAELEAAIAAAGLQDAVKLVGHCDDMPAAYLLADLAIAPSLEPEAFGRTAVEPQVMGRPAMASDHGATRETILPGETGWLVAPGDAQAWADALLEACEIGAAGRQTLGQAARLRARRLYSVDAMCEATLKVYAQILGAHILRARVLGSERSS; from the coding sequence GTGCCCGACCTACCCGCCGGTTTCACCCTGCTGCAAGTCACGCCCGAGCTGGAAACAGGCGGGGCCGAACAAACGACGATTGATGTCGCCCATGCCGTCGTGGCGCAAGGCGGTAAGGCGCTGGTCGCCACCAAGGGCGGTCGCATGGCCTCGCGGCTGGAGGCCGACGGCGGCCGTCTGGCCCAGATGCCGGCCCACACCAAGAACCCGCTGGTCATGCTGGGCAACGCCGCGCGGCTGATCGACCTGATCCGGCGCGAGAAGGTCAGCCTGGTCCACGCCCGCTCGCGCGCCCCGGCCTTCAGCGCCCTTTGGGCGGCGCACGCGACCAAGGTCCCGTTCGTGGCCACCTATCACGGGGTCTACAACGCCAAGTCCAATCTCAAGCGCTGGTACAACGCGGTCATGACCAAGGGCGACCTGGTCATCGCCAATTCCGAGTACACGCGGGAGCACGTCATCCGCGAGCACAATATCGCGCCGGAGAAGGTCGTGGCCATCCCGCGCGGCGTCGACCTCACCCGCTTCGAGCCGGGCGTGGTCAGCGCCGACCGCATCGCGGCCCTGCGCCAGGCCTGGGGCGTCCCCGACGGCGAACGCCGGCTGAAGGTGCTGCTGGCCGGCCGCCTGACGCGCTGGAAGGGCCAGGCCCTGATGATCGAAGCCATGACCCTGCTCAAGGCGCGCGGCGAGGATCGGGTGCTGCTGCTGCTGGCCGGCGACGACCAGGGTCGCAAGGCCTATCGCGCCGAACTGGAGGCCGCCATCGCCGCCGCCGGCTTGCAGGACGCGGTGAAGCTGGTCGGACACTGCGACGACATGCCGGCCGCCTATCTGCTGGCCGATCTGGCCATCGCCCCGTCGCTGGAGCCCGAAGCCTTCGGCCGCACGGCGGTCGAGCCGCAGGTGATGGGCCGCCCAGCCATGGCCTCGGACCACGGGGCCACGCGCGAGACCATTCTCCCCGGCGAAACAGGCTGGCTGGTGGCGCCCGGCGACGCCCAGGCCTGGGCCGACGCCCTGCTCGAGGCCTGCGAAATCGGCGCGGCCGGACGACAAACCCTGGGACAGGCCGCGCGCCTTCGTGCGCGACGGTTGTATTCAGTGGACGCTATGTGCGAAGCGACCCTCAAGGTTTATGCCCAGATCTTGGGGGCCCATATCCTGAGGGCACGCGTATTGGGTTCGGAGCGTTCGTCTTGA
- a CDS encoding S9 family peptidase produces the protein MLKSVLAAALAGCVLVASPALAADKPNLAIYGALPNIEEVKISADGARLAVIATDGDQRFLSIRQVGGGVLKGIIVGSTKLRGVEWAGPNHLLLITSQTTAVFGLQGPAREYLMATDYNIATGKQTPLLKDQPDAMNVIISWPMVRMIDNEAVVFVEGIRFVEQRGRDTLYRINLDKRATRMLDFGARENTDGWLVDAAGAPVAQSLYDERNGRWSLKIKSDGAWRKVDEAVTPMGSYGLSGFGRDGRSILVWRTDEENNDLLREYRLDGGHQDLPKDVSLSGLVHDPDTLALLGGYKLSGDDLRYTFFDPKTQKIWNAVAKAFGEDRVSLASWSRDRRKVVVLVDSKTEGPDYALVDLDTHNAEFLGSVYRGVNADTISPVRSLKYKAADGLEISGYLTLPRGRDPKNLPLIVLPHGGPEGRDEPGFDWWSQALASRGYAVLQPNFRGSEGFGWDFVKAGFGEWGKKMQTDLSDGVRDLARQGVVDPRRVCIVGASYGGYAALAGATLDRGVYRCAVSVAGPSDLKKMLQTVRDANNGDMSATQRYWLRFMGADGIKDPDLIAISPARLAAKIDIPVLLIHGKDDTVVRYDQSQAMADAMRRAGKPVEFVTLDGEDHWLSRGATRLKMLTEAIAFVEKNNPPD, from the coding sequence GTGCTCAAGTCTGTTTTGGCGGCGGCCTTGGCCGGCTGCGTCCTGGTGGCTTCGCCCGCGCTCGCGGCGGACAAACCGAATCTGGCGATCTATGGCGCTCTGCCGAACATCGAGGAGGTGAAGATCTCCGCGGATGGCGCAAGGCTGGCGGTCATAGCCACCGACGGAGACCAGCGCTTCCTCTCGATCCGACAGGTCGGCGGCGGCGTCCTGAAAGGCATTATTGTCGGGTCGACCAAGCTTCGGGGCGTGGAGTGGGCGGGCCCCAACCACCTCCTGTTGATAACCTCGCAAACGACGGCGGTGTTCGGCCTGCAGGGCCCGGCGCGCGAATACCTGATGGCGACCGACTACAACATCGCCACCGGAAAGCAGACTCCCCTGCTGAAGGACCAGCCCGATGCGATGAACGTCATCATCAGCTGGCCCATGGTTCGAATGATCGACAACGAGGCGGTCGTCTTCGTCGAGGGCATCCGCTTCGTCGAGCAACGCGGCCGCGACACACTCTACAGGATCAATCTCGACAAGCGCGCGACGCGGATGCTGGACTTCGGCGCACGGGAGAACACCGACGGATGGTTGGTCGACGCCGCGGGAGCCCCAGTCGCGCAGTCCCTGTATGACGAGCGCAACGGACGCTGGTCACTGAAGATCAAGTCCGACGGCGCATGGCGCAAGGTTGACGAGGCCGTTACGCCGATGGGGTCGTACGGCTTGTCGGGCTTTGGCCGCGACGGCCGGTCGATCCTGGTCTGGCGCACGGACGAGGAAAACAACGATCTCCTCCGCGAATACCGGCTGGATGGCGGGCATCAGGATCTGCCCAAGGACGTCAGCCTGTCAGGCTTGGTCCATGATCCCGACACCCTGGCCCTGCTGGGCGGCTACAAGCTGAGCGGCGACGACCTGCGCTATACCTTCTTCGACCCCAAGACTCAGAAGATCTGGAACGCAGTGGCCAAGGCGTTTGGCGAAGACCGCGTGAGCCTGGCTTCGTGGTCGCGCGACCGACGCAAGGTCGTCGTGCTGGTCGACTCGAAGACCGAAGGACCGGACTACGCCCTCGTCGACCTTGACACGCACAACGCCGAATTCCTGGGGTCCGTCTATCGGGGCGTCAACGCCGACACGATCTCGCCCGTCCGCTCCCTCAAGTACAAGGCCGCCGACGGCCTGGAGATCAGCGGCTACCTCACACTGCCCAGAGGCCGAGATCCCAAGAACCTGCCCTTGATCGTGCTGCCCCACGGCGGACCGGAAGGCCGTGACGAGCCGGGCTTCGACTGGTGGAGTCAGGCCCTGGCCTCACGCGGCTATGCGGTGCTGCAGCCCAACTTCCGAGGTTCGGAAGGTTTCGGCTGGGACTTCGTCAAGGCGGGGTTTGGCGAATGGGGCAAGAAGATGCAGACGGACCTGTCCGACGGCGTCCGCGACCTCGCGCGACAGGGTGTCGTCGACCCCAGGCGCGTCTGTATCGTCGGCGCGTCCTACGGCGGCTACGCGGCGCTGGCGGGCGCGACCCTGGACAGGGGCGTCTATCGCTGCGCCGTCTCGGTGGCGGGGCCTTCCGACCTCAAGAAGATGCTGCAGACGGTTCGGGACGCGAACAACGGCGATATGTCGGCGACCCAGCGCTATTGGTTGCGCTTCATGGGAGCGGACGGGATCAAGGATCCCGACCTCATCGCGATATCGCCCGCCAGGCTGGCCGCCAAGATCGATATCCCCGTCCTGCTGATCCACGGCAAGGACGACACCGTGGTGCGCTACGACCAGAGCCAAGCCATGGCCGACGCCATGAGAAGGGCCGGCAAGCCCGTCGAATTCGTCACCCTGGACGGCGAAGACCATTGGCTCTCACGCGGCGCCACGCGCCTCAAGATGCTGACCGAGGCGATCGCCTTCGTCGAGAAGAACAACCCGCCGGATTGA
- a CDS encoding glycosyltransferase family 9 protein, which translates to MSKEIKKVLVIKLGALGDFVLALAAMKKIREAHPKAKITLLTTPPFEALAKLSPYFNTVETDGRPSDVGETLAMIGRIRKARYDRIYDLQTNSRTNWYFQLLRPFPPQWNGVAFGASLPQKGSARLRMHTLERQADQLRAAGIWPDAPTEPGSAPPPDLTWILRKHKEPRPVAGAATPRPYVLFVPGGSAHRPEKRWPVENYAQLGSLLKARGLDIVIIGGPQESAMARHIQKAVGGARDLTGRTDFAQLAVLGAKAALAVGNDTGPTHLLAAAGAPTIALFSDASDPELCGPRGHVAVIRSPDLKALPVSTVASAAVALLPH; encoded by the coding sequence TTGAGCAAGGAGATCAAGAAGGTTCTGGTGATCAAGCTGGGGGCTCTGGGCGACTTCGTCCTGGCGCTCGCAGCGATGAAAAAGATCCGCGAGGCTCATCCGAAGGCCAAGATCACGCTGCTGACTACCCCGCCCTTCGAGGCCCTGGCCAAGCTCAGCCCGTATTTCAATACGGTCGAGACCGATGGCCGCCCCAGCGACGTGGGCGAAACCCTGGCCATGATCGGCCGGATCCGCAAGGCGCGCTACGACCGGATCTACGACCTGCAGACCAACAGCCGGACCAACTGGTACTTCCAGCTGCTGCGTCCGTTCCCGCCGCAATGGAACGGCGTCGCCTTCGGCGCGTCCCTGCCGCAGAAGGGCTCGGCCCGGCTGCGCATGCACACCCTTGAGCGCCAGGCCGACCAGCTTCGCGCCGCCGGCATCTGGCCTGACGCCCCGACCGAGCCGGGCAGCGCCCCGCCGCCGGACCTGACCTGGATCCTGCGCAAGCACAAGGAGCCCCGCCCGGTGGCCGGCGCCGCGACTCCGCGTCCCTATGTTCTGTTCGTGCCTGGCGGCTCAGCCCATCGGCCCGAGAAGCGCTGGCCGGTCGAGAACTACGCCCAACTGGGCTCGCTGCTGAAGGCGCGCGGCCTGGATATCGTCATCATCGGCGGTCCGCAGGAAAGCGCCATGGCGCGCCACATCCAGAAGGCCGTCGGCGGAGCCCGCGACCTGACCGGCCGCACCGACTTCGCCCAACTGGCCGTGCTGGGCGCCAAGGCGGCCCTGGCCGTCGGCAACGACACCGGCCCGACCCACCTGCTGGCCGCCGCCGGTGCCCCGACCATCGCCCTGTTCTCCGACGCCTCGGATCCCGAACTGTGCGGCCCGCGCGGCCACGTGGCGGTCATCCGCTCTCCGGATCTGAAGGCCCTGCCGGTCAGCACCGTGGCCAGCGCCGCGGTGGCGCTGCTGCCGCACTGA
- the infC gene encoding translation initiation factor IF-3: MQTPPVKDGPRINEDIRVPRVLLIDQNGEKQGEMPTASAMEAAEEAGLDLVEIVPNANPPVCKILDYGKFKFQEQKKKNEARKRQKVVELKEIKLRPNIDIHDYEVKAKAMTRFFEEGDKVKVTLRFRGREMAHPELGMKLLHKVKADFDEVAKVEYEPRMEGRQMIMILAPR, encoded by the coding sequence ATGCAAACGCCGCCCGTTAAAGACGGACCGCGTATCAACGAAGACATCCGCGTCCCCCGCGTCCTGCTGATCGACCAAAACGGCGAGAAGCAAGGCGAGATGCCGACCGCGTCCGCTATGGAAGCGGCCGAGGAAGCTGGGCTGGACCTGGTGGAAATCGTTCCGAACGCCAATCCGCCCGTCTGCAAGATCCTGGACTACGGCAAGTTCAAGTTCCAGGAGCAGAAGAAGAAGAACGAGGCGCGCAAGCGGCAGAAGGTGGTCGAGCTCAAGGAGATCAAGCTCCGCCCGAACATCGACATCCACGATTACGAGGTCAAGGCCAAGGCCATGACCCGTTTCTTCGAGGAAGGCGACAAGGTGAAGGTCACCCTGCGCTTCCGCGGTCGTGAAATGGCGCACCCCGAGCTGGGCATGAAGCTGCTGCACAAGGTCAAGGCCGACTTCGACGAAGTCGCCAAGGTCGAGTACGAGCCGCGCATGGAAGGCCGTCAGATGATCATGATCCTGGCCCCGCGCTAG
- the rpmI gene encoding 50S ribosomal protein L35, whose protein sequence is MPKLKTKSGAKKRFKITATGKLKAGVAGKRHRLIGHNGKYIRQNRGTKVMSEADAKTIRSYLPYGL, encoded by the coding sequence ATGCCTAAGTTGAAGACCAAGTCGGGCGCTAAGAAGCGCTTCAAGATCACGGCCACGGGTAAGCTGAAAGCCGGCGTCGCCGGCAAGCGCCACCGTCTGATCGGCCACAACGGCAAGTACATCCGCCAAAACCGCGGAACGAAGGTGATGAGCGAGGCTGACGCCAAGACCATCCGTTCGTACCTGCCCTACGGCCTTTAA
- a CDS encoding S9 family peptidase — MLKTLCAATAACFAMLSGPALAAPKPNLAIYGQLPTIEMVEISPEGTKLAIVASSGDQRILTVRQIGGGVISGMNLGTAKLRGVEWAGPDHLLLVGSQTAIVPGVQGPKQEYFMVSDFDVATGKQAPLLNDQAGAMNIIVGWPMPRTIDGQAVAILEGVRFVDNRGQVTLYRTLMSTRATKIHDLAGEPNTNGWLVNAAGEPVAQSLYDQKRGVWYLKTKVGGAWRQIDEAVTPMGSYGLSGFGRDGKSILVWRTDDQDESILREYQMDGTHQDLAQGVDQTALIHDPVTLALLGGYKLDGDDLRYTFFDATTQKTWDSVRKPFGADYVSLASWSHDRRKVVVRADSKTEGPGYFLVNLDTKRADFLGPVYKGVDANSVSPVRSIKYKAADGLEISGYLTLPKGRDPKNLPLIVLPHGGPQGRDTPSFDWWSQALASRGYAVLQPNFRGSEGFGWDFIKAGFGEWGKKMQTDLSDGVRDLARQGIVDPKRVCIMGASYGGYAALAGATLDKGVYRCAVSVAGPSDLQTMLATDRELHDGERSSAQRYWMRFMGANGLRDPDLATISPARQAAKIDIPVLLIHGKDDTVVRYDQSQIMASAMKRAGKPVSFVTLDGEDHWLSRGATRLKMLTEAIAFVEKHNPPE; from the coding sequence GTGCTCAAGACCTTGTGCGCCGCGACCGCGGCCTGCTTCGCCATGCTTTCCGGACCGGCCCTGGCCGCGCCCAAGCCGAACCTAGCCATCTACGGCCAGCTTCCGACCATCGAGATGGTCGAGATTTCGCCCGAAGGGACCAAGCTGGCGATCGTCGCGTCCAGCGGTGACCAGCGCATCCTGACCGTCCGCCAGATCGGCGGAGGCGTCATCAGCGGCATGAACCTCGGGACCGCCAAGCTGCGCGGCGTCGAGTGGGCGGGGCCCGATCACCTGCTGCTGGTCGGCTCGCAGACCGCCATCGTCCCCGGCGTCCAGGGACCGAAGCAGGAATATTTCATGGTGTCCGACTTCGACGTCGCCACCGGCAAGCAGGCGCCGCTGCTGAACGATCAGGCCGGCGCTATGAACATCATCGTCGGCTGGCCCATGCCGCGCACGATCGACGGCCAAGCCGTGGCGATCCTGGAAGGCGTTCGCTTCGTCGACAATCGCGGCCAAGTCACGCTCTACCGGACGCTGATGTCCACCCGGGCCACCAAGATCCATGACCTGGCGGGCGAACCAAACACCAACGGCTGGCTGGTCAACGCCGCTGGCGAGCCCGTCGCCCAGTCGCTCTACGACCAGAAGCGCGGCGTCTGGTATCTCAAGACCAAGGTAGGCGGGGCGTGGCGCCAGATCGACGAAGCCGTCACCCCGATGGGCTCTTACGGGCTGTCGGGCTTCGGCCGCGACGGCAAGTCGATCCTGGTCTGGCGCACCGACGACCAGGACGAAAGCATTCTGCGTGAGTACCAGATGGACGGTACGCATCAGGACTTGGCGCAGGGCGTGGATCAGACAGCCCTGATCCACGACCCCGTGACCCTGGCGTTGCTCGGCGGCTACAAGCTGGACGGCGACGACCTGCGCTACACCTTCTTCGACGCCACGACCCAGAAGACCTGGGACTCCGTCCGCAAGCCGTTCGGCGCGGACTATGTCAGCCTGGCCTCGTGGTCGCACGACCGGCGCAAGGTAGTCGTGCGCGCCGACTCCAAGACCGAAGGTCCCGGCTACTTCCTGGTCAATCTCGACACCAAGCGGGCAGACTTCCTGGGCCCGGTCTACAAGGGCGTGGACGCCAACAGCGTCTCACCGGTGCGTTCGATCAAGTACAAGGCCGCCGATGGCCTGGAGATCAGCGGCTACCTGACCCTGCCCAAGGGACGCGATCCCAAGAACCTGCCCTTGATCGTCCTGCCGCATGGCGGCCCCCAGGGCCGCGATACGCCGTCCTTCGACTGGTGGAGCCAGGCCCTGGCCTCGCGCGGCTATGCGGTGCTTCAACCGAACTTCCGGGGCTCGGAGGGCTTTGGCTGGGACTTCATCAAGGCCGGCTTCGGCGAGTGGGGCAAGAAGATGCAGACCGACCTGTCAGACGGCGTCCGCGATCTCGCCCGGCAAGGTATCGTTGATCCCAAGCGGGTCTGCATCATGGGCGCCTCCTACGGCGGCTACGCGGCCCTGGCCGGCGCGACCCTCGACAAGGGCGTCTATCGTTGCGCCGTGTCTGTCGCGGGTCCATCTGATCTGCAGACCATGCTGGCGACGGACCGGGAACTGCACGATGGCGAACGCTCGTCCGCCCAACGCTATTGGATGCGCTTCATGGGCGCCAACGGCCTTCGGGATCCTGATCTGGCCACCATCTCGCCGGCCCGTCAGGCGGCCAAGATCGACATCCCCGTCCTGCTCATCCACGGCAAGGACGACACCGTGGTGCGCTACGACCAGAGCCAGATCATGGCCAGCGCGATGAAGCGGGCCGGCAAGCCGGTCAGCTTCGTCACCCTGGACGGCGAGGACCACTGGCTGTCGCGCGGCGCCACGCGCCTGAAGATGCTGACCGAAGCGATCGCCTTCGTCGAGAAGCACAATCCGCCGGAGTAA
- a CDS encoding S9 family peptidase: MFRTALAACVALLTSLTTPAVAADKPDLAIYGALPKIEEVVISPDGSKLAVVTTDGEQRYLTVRKTEGGGIAGVALKATKLRSVMWAGEEHVVLVVSQASQGMTLVGPPREYFMASDFNITTNILRPLLDGAKKTSSKIGVEETFNIIVGPPQVRMVKGDPVVFLEGVRYLRGTAADTLYATNLRTGTLRLAENTPRYGTNGWLVDIDGKPIAQTTYDTKSGRGTLLVKAGANWKKVDEADSPTGAYGISGLGRDGKSVLVWRRADDDVLREYTRNGGREALPDDLAFDGLIHDPYSARLLGGYTLDGDELRYTFFNPAVQSAWYAAIKPFRDARVSLKSWSRDWSRVIVQVDAPTEGPAYYLIDLKTGKGWFQSRVYESVKPEAISPVRPIKYKAADGLEISGYLTLPRERQPTNLPLIVLAHGGPEGRDAPGFDWWSQALASRGYAVLQANFRGSAGFGKDFVKAGYGEWGKKMQTDLSDGVRDLARQGVIDPKRVCIMGASYGGYAALAGATLDKGVYRCAVSVDGPSDLNLVRQEVVSPKEVCMSTIGETPCPKSGAGPVNPGRMLSANLEDHGARSSTSPRYWLRFMGADKKADLDALSPVKLANRVDVPVLLIHGTDDTIVPFAQSQIMADALKKAGKPVSLVALKGEDHWFSRGESRVKMLTEAVAFVEKNNPPD; encoded by the coding sequence ATGTTCAGAACCGCTCTCGCCGCCTGCGTGGCGCTTTTGACGAGCCTGACGACGCCGGCCGTCGCGGCGGACAAGCCGGACCTGGCGATCTACGGCGCACTGCCAAAGATCGAAGAAGTGGTCATCTCGCCCGACGGCTCGAAGCTGGCGGTGGTCACCACCGATGGTGAGCAACGCTACCTGACGGTGCGCAAGACCGAGGGCGGCGGCATCGCCGGCGTCGCCCTGAAGGCCACTAAGCTGCGCAGCGTCATGTGGGCGGGTGAAGAACACGTCGTGCTGGTCGTCTCGCAGGCTTCGCAAGGCATGACGCTGGTGGGCCCGCCCCGCGAATATTTCATGGCCAGCGACTTCAACATCACCACCAACATACTCCGGCCGCTGCTGGATGGCGCAAAGAAGACCAGCAGCAAGATCGGGGTGGAGGAGACCTTCAACATCATCGTCGGCCCGCCTCAGGTCCGCATGGTCAAGGGCGATCCGGTGGTGTTCCTGGAGGGCGTTCGGTACCTGCGCGGCACGGCCGCCGACACGCTGTACGCCACGAACCTGCGGACCGGTACGTTACGCCTTGCCGAGAACACGCCGCGCTACGGCACCAACGGCTGGCTGGTCGACATAGACGGGAAGCCGATCGCGCAGACCACCTATGACACCAAGAGCGGTCGGGGAACCTTGCTGGTCAAGGCCGGCGCCAACTGGAAGAAGGTGGATGAAGCCGACTCGCCGACCGGCGCCTATGGCATTTCCGGTCTGGGCCGTGACGGCAAGTCGGTGCTGGTCTGGCGGCGCGCCGACGACGACGTCCTGCGCGAATACACCCGGAACGGCGGCCGCGAGGCCCTGCCGGACGATCTCGCGTTCGACGGCCTGATCCACGATCCGTACAGCGCCCGCCTGCTCGGCGGCTACACCCTGGACGGCGACGAACTGCGCTATACCTTCTTCAATCCGGCCGTGCAGAGCGCCTGGTACGCCGCCATCAAGCCGTTCAGGGATGCGCGCGTCAGCCTCAAGTCCTGGTCCAGGGACTGGAGCCGCGTGATCGTGCAGGTGGATGCGCCCACCGAAGGCCCGGCCTACTACCTGATCGACCTCAAGACCGGAAAAGGCTGGTTCCAGAGCCGCGTCTACGAGAGCGTCAAGCCCGAGGCGATCTCGCCGGTGCGCCCGATCAAGTACAAGGCCGCCGACGGCCTGGAGATCAGCGGCTACCTGACCCTGCCGCGCGAGCGTCAGCCCACGAACCTGCCCCTCATCGTCCTGGCGCACGGTGGCCCTGAAGGGCGCGACGCCCCAGGCTTCGATTGGTGGAGCCAGGCCCTGGCCTCGCGCGGCTACGCCGTACTGCAGGCCAACTTCCGGGGCTCGGCGGGCTTTGGGAAGGACTTCGTGAAGGCCGGCTATGGCGAGTGGGGCAAGAAGATGCAGACCGACCTGTCGGACGGCGTCCGCGATCTGGCCCGCCAAGGCGTCATCGATCCCAAGCGCGTCTGCATCATGGGCGCCAGCTACGGCGGCTACGCGGCCTTGGCCGGCGCGACCCTGGACAAGGGCGTCTATCGCTGCGCCGTCTCCGTCGACGGCCCGTCCGACCTCAACCTGGTTCGCCAGGAGGTCGTCTCGCCCAAGGAGGTCTGCATGTCGACCATAGGGGAGACTCCCTGTCCCAAGTCGGGCGCCGGCCCCGTCAATCCGGGCCGGATGCTGTCGGCAAACCTCGAGGACCATGGCGCCCGGTCCTCGACCTCGCCCCGCTACTGGCTGCGCTTCATGGGCGCGGACAAGAAAGCCGACCTGGACGCCCTCTCGCCGGTCAAACTGGCGAATCGCGTCGATGTCCCGGTCCTGCTGATCCACGGGACCGACGACACCATCGTGCCCTTCGCGCAGAGCCAGATCATGGCCGACGCGCTGAAGAAGGCTGGCAAGCCCGTCAGCTTGGTCGCGCTGAAAGGCGAGGACCACTGGTTCTCCCGCGGCGAGTCGCGCGTGAAGATGCTGACCGAAGCCGTCGCTTTCGTCGAAAAGAACAACCCGCCCGACTGA
- a CDS encoding MFS transporter, which translates to MSEPANSPRALAVLLLVVFINLVGFGVVIPLLPFYAKAMHAAPWQVTTMFAAYSLGQFFGEPFWGRLSDRIGRRPVLIVTIIANAIAYLALAFAPNIWIAMAIRLVGGFGSGNISTIQGYMADVTPPEKRAGRMGLLGSAFGAGFVIGPSLGGLLARPSAGQLGFQIPLFVAAGMAALAAVGVLLFVAESRAPSAPGVKQPGRREALSAASAHPILSRVLLVTLVSTGAFAGMESIFGLWANARFDWGPREVGLCFAVIGVIASLGQGLLTGRLARRFGEGRVLTTGLAIICVSLFVSPFVTHPGLAIVAVGSTAFGQSLVFPCVAALISRASPPDRQGQMLGLNMAAGSLARIGGPLLAGPLFGIAIGGPYWFGAALMIPAIFFAVTIVHRTKTPA; encoded by the coding sequence ATGTCCGAACCCGCCAACAGTCCCCGCGCCCTGGCCGTCCTGCTCCTGGTTGTCTTCATCAACCTGGTGGGCTTCGGCGTGGTCATTCCGCTGCTGCCCTTCTACGCCAAGGCCATGCATGCCGCCCCGTGGCAGGTGACGACCATGTTCGCCGCCTACAGCCTGGGCCAGTTCTTCGGCGAGCCGTTCTGGGGACGACTGTCCGACCGGATCGGCCGGCGGCCGGTGCTGATCGTCACCATCATCGCCAACGCCATCGCCTACCTGGCCCTGGCCTTCGCGCCGAACATCTGGATCGCCATGGCCATCCGCTTGGTCGGCGGCTTCGGCAGCGGCAACATCTCGACGATCCAGGGCTACATGGCCGACGTCACCCCGCCCGAGAAGCGGGCAGGCCGCATGGGCCTGCTGGGTTCGGCGTTCGGAGCTGGCTTCGTGATCGGCCCGTCGCTGGGCGGCCTCCTGGCCCGTCCCAGCGCCGGCCAGCTGGGCTTCCAGATCCCGTTGTTCGTGGCCGCCGGCATGGCCGCGCTGGCGGCGGTCGGCGTCCTGCTGTTCGTGGCCGAGAGCCGCGCGCCCTCCGCTCCCGGCGTCAAGCAGCCCGGCCGCCGCGAGGCGCTCAGCGCGGCCTCGGCCCACCCGATCCTGTCGCGCGTGCTGCTGGTCACCCTGGTCTCGACCGGGGCCTTCGCGGGCATGGAATCGATCTTCGGCCTTTGGGCCAACGCCCGCTTCGACTGGGGTCCGCGCGAGGTCGGCCTGTGCTTCGCCGTCATCGGCGTTATCGCCTCGCTGGGCCAGGGCCTGCTGACCGGACGCCTCGCCCGCCGCTTTGGCGAAGGCCGCGTGCTGACCACGGGCCTGGCCATCATCTGCGTCAGCCTGTTCGTCTCGCCGTTCGTGACCCATCCCGGCCTGGCCATCGTCGCCGTGGGCAGCACCGCCTTTGGCCAGTCGCTGGTCTTCCCGTGCGTGGCGGCCCTGATCTCGCGCGCCAGCCCGCCAGACCGCCAGGGCCAGATGCTGGGCCTGAACATGGCCGCCGGCTCCCTGGCCCGCATCGGCGGTCCGCTGCTGGCCGGTCCGCTGTTTGGAATCGCCATCGGCGGCCCCTACTGGTTCGGCGCGGCCCTGATGATCCCGGCCATCTTCTTCGCCGTGACCATCGTTCACCGGACGAAAACGCCGGCCTAA
- a CDS encoding YitT family protein, which produces MNQHRHTALEDVHALLIGSSFIAVGLTLLKAAGLVTGGVAGVALIISYLGGWPVGTVFFLLNLPFYILAQRTMGWTFTFKTLVTNLLLAGLAFGMPHWLKVSHVDPIFSAVFGGTIIGMGILALARHRSSVGGVGVLALYLHERRGVSAGKVQMAADCLVVLAAFFTIPFDKLLLSIASAVALSAVIIANHKPGRYAGY; this is translated from the coding sequence ATGAATCAGCATCGCCACACCGCCCTGGAGGACGTCCACGCCCTCCTGATCGGCTCCAGCTTCATCGCTGTGGGCCTGACCCTGCTCAAGGCCGCGGGACTCGTCACCGGCGGCGTGGCCGGGGTGGCGTTGATCATATCCTATCTGGGCGGCTGGCCGGTGGGGACGGTGTTCTTCCTGTTGAACCTGCCGTTCTACATCCTGGCCCAGCGGACCATGGGCTGGACCTTCACCTTCAAGACTCTTGTGACCAACCTGCTGCTGGCGGGCCTGGCCTTCGGCATGCCGCACTGGCTGAAGGTCAGCCATGTCGATCCGATCTTCTCGGCCGTGTTCGGCGGCACGATCATCGGCATGGGGATCCTGGCCCTGGCCCGTCACCGCTCCAGCGTCGGCGGGGTCGGTGTTCTGGCGCTCTATCTGCACGAGCGCCGCGGCGTCAGCGCCGGCAAGGTCCAGATGGCCGCCGACTGCCTGGTCGTCTTGGCGGCGTTCTTCACGATCCCGTTCGACAAGCTGCTGCTGTCGATCGCCAGCGCGGTGGCGCTGAGCGCGGTGATCATCGCCAACCACAAGCCGGGCCGGTACGCGGGGTACTGA